The following proteins come from a genomic window of Malus domestica chromosome 02, GDT2T_hap1:
- the LOC139190355 gene encoding uncharacterized protein, with amino-acid sequence MNVFFSVNPSSLNLNTVEPLTGVNYRKWKQDLEIVLGVMDWDLALRTEEPPALTDDSTSNQKSKYEKWHKSNRIALLIIKRSMTDVVRGGFPDETNAKDFLKSIEAKYRESPKTETGNLMNALTTMRYDGVQSVREYILKLVDVAGKLNALEVPISDTFLVHVIMNSLPESYTQLKVYYNGLREKWDVNELIAICVSEEERMKKERFEKERIESVNFVQSVTRATKSYVPDTAKKDSTKSVPSPKRNFKLNKPSVFKCYFCKKAGYMKKNCPKYKAWLAKQEAKQGLHNKENTK; translated from the exons ATGAACGTTTTCTTTTCAGTGAATCCCAGCTCTTTGAATCTCAATACAGTTGAGCCTCTTACTGGTGTCAACTACAGAAAGTGGAAACAAGATCTCGAAATCGTTTTGGGAGTTATGGACTGGGATTTGGCACTGAGAACTGAAGAACCTCCGGCACTCACTGATGACAGCACCTCCAATCAGAAAtccaagtatgaaaaatggCATAAATCCAACAGAATTGCCCTATTAATCATCAAAAGGAGCATGACAGATGTGGTGAGAGGTGGCTTTCCTGATGAAACAAATGCCAAAGATTTTCTGAAGTCCATTGAGGCAAAGTATAGGGAATCACCAAAAACTGAGACAGGTAATCTCATGAATGCTCTCACTACCATGAGATATGATGGGGTTCAAAGTGTGCGAGAATACATATTGAAACTGGTGGACGTTGCTGGAAAACTCAATGCACTCGAGGTACCAATTTCTGATACTTTTCTGGTACATGTCATTATGAATTCTCTGCCTGAAAGTTATACACAACTCAAAGTTTATTATAATGGTCTACGTGAGAAATGGGATGTGAATGAATTGATAGCTATTTGTGTGAGTGAAGAAGAAAGGATGAAGAAAGAAAGGTTTGAGAAAGAGAGAATTGAGTCTGTGAACTTTGTCCAAAGTGTCACTAGGGCCACTAAATCTTATGTTCCCGATACTGCCAAAAAGGATTCTACCAAGTCAGTTCCCTCTCCTAAAAGAAACTTCAAACTTAATAAACCTTCAGTTTTCAAGTGCTATTTTTGCAAAAAGGCAGGCTacatgaagaaaaattgtcccAAATATAAGGCTTGGCTTGCCAAACAAGAAGCAAAGCAAG GACTTCACAACAAGGAGAACACCAAATAA
- the LOC108170066 gene encoding uncharacterized protein, with the protein MASPSSSSSTVANRDGSASAAEDEAIKSETRAFAQEALLQFQSGKFDQCLAALSECLKRKPNDPKIFHNIGLAEFYRDGCSDPKRLLDVLNDVKKRSEELARTSAEQVESGSNTGDKVALGSKGSGTMGHPLSAVYMDEFDTYVATLNIAVIWFHLHEYAKALSVVEPLFQNRGPIDEKTALNMCLLLLDVGLACHDAMKSADVLIYLEKSFGVSSMNQGDGGSTASQQPANPVAKPPSLSTNSPAADGPTLDSDSNALESEETSEYDNVVFDMDVAQPTGLLSSNDISRNPVHMSASSVYLKLKMQLYKIQFLLLTRNLKQAKREVKNAMNIARGRDSSMALLLKSQLEYARGNYRKAIKLLMASNNRTDTRISSMINNNLGCIYYQLGKYHTSSVFFSSALRDCSSLRKDRPLNLSTFSQDNSFLIVYNCGMQYLACEKPLLAARCFQKAGLVFYNRPLLWLRFAECCLMALEKGLMKTNLASSEVRVYVIGNGKWRQLVMEDGVSKNGNLGSFERGDLFLGSDRQPKLSLSLARQCLSNSLYLLNRSESSYCKNSLPSNFFLDDNELGEAAVSKNSNHKNFHSMDSEASALSVGFGQVSINGDGKEQKAGTTQELVQNSLSYYADVRNKENLLIKQALLANLAYVELELENPMKALSIARSLLELPECSRIYIFLGHVYAAEALCLLNRPKDAADHLMTYLSGGNDVELPFSEEDCEQLQGIRAVDYEESNGGSMAAKNSSENRLGIVFLKPEEARANLYVNFAALYAMQGELDQACQFVAQALSITPNSPEATLTAVYVDLKLGHSQEALAKLKQCGRITFVPSGLT; encoded by the exons ATGGCTTCACCTTCGTCTTCGTCATCAACGGTTGCCAATCGGGACGGTTCTGCTTCAGCTGCCGAGGATGAAGCCATCAAGTCCGAGACCCGAGCTTTTGCGCAGGAAGCGTTGCTGCAATTCCAGTCGGGCAAGTTCGATCAGTGCCTTGCCGCCTTGTCTGAGTGCCTCAAGAGGAAGCCAAACGATCCCAaa ATATTTCATAATATCGGACTTGCGGAGTTCTATCGGGATGGTTGTTCAGATCCTAAAAGGTTGCTTGATGTGCTTAATGATGTCAAG AAGCGAAGTGAAGAGCTTGCTCGAACATCTGCAGAACAGGTGGAGTCTGGCAGCAATACTGGAGATAAAGTTGCATTAGGGTCCAAAGGAAGTGGTACAATGGGACATCCCCTTTCTGCTGTTTACATGGATGAATTTGACACTTATGTTGCCACCTTAAACATT GCGGTTATCTGGTTCCATCTTCACGAATATGCAAAGGCATTATCTGTTGTGGAACCGCTTTTTCAAAATAGAGGACCTATAGATGAG AAAACTGCTCTTAATATGTGCCTTTTGTTGCTGGATGTTGGGCTGGCTTGCCATGATGCAATGAAGTCTGCT GATGTTTTGATTTATCTGGAAAAATCTTTTGGTGTGAGTTCTATGAATCAAGGAGACGGTGGAAGCACTGCTTCGCAACAACCTGCAAACCCAGTTGCAAAGCCTCCATCTCTTTCTACCAATTCACCAGCCGCAGATGGTCCTACTTTAGATTCAGATTCAAATGCTTTGGAGTCTGAGGAGACTAGCGAGTATGATAATGTGGTTTTTGACATGGATGTTGCACAGCCAACTGGTCTCTTATCTTCAAACGATATTTCTAGGAACCCAGTTCACATGTCTGCCTCTTCTGTTTACCTGAAGCTTAAGATGCAACTTTACAAGATTCAGTTTCTGCTTCTCACTAGGAACTTAAAGCAAGCTAAACGTGAAGTGAAGAATGCTATGAATATTGCACGTGGGAGAGATTCTTCTATGGCTCTCCTTTTGAAGTCCCAGCTTGAATATGCTCGTGGTAATTATCGTAAAGCCATCAAGTTGTTGATGGCATCTAATAATCGAACAGACACAAGGATATCGAGCATGATCAACAATAATCTAGGCTGCATTTATTACCAGCTTGGGAAATATCACACATCATCAGTATTCTTCTCCAGTGCATTGCGTGATTGCTCATCTCTCCGGAAGGATCGGCCTCTAAATCTGTCAACTTTTTCACAGGACAATTCCTTCTTAATCGTATATAACTGTGGTATGCAGTACTTGGCTTGTGAGAAACCACTACTTGCTGCACGTTGTTTTCAGAAGGCTGGTTTAGTTTTCTATAATCGACCTCTGCTGTGGCTTCGATTTGCTGAGTGCTGTCTGATGGCTTTGGAGAAGGGATTAATGAAAACCAATTTGGCATCATCAGAAGTTAGAGTTTATGTCATTGGCAACGGAAAGTGGAGGCAACTTGTAATGGAAGATGGGGTTTCGAAGAATGGAAACTTGGGTTCTTTTGAAAGAGGTGATTTATTTTTGGGCAGTGATCGGCAGCCTAAGCTCTCCTTGTCCCTTGCCCGGCAGTGTCTCTCGAATTCCCTGTACTTACTGAACCGTTCTGAGTCAAGCTATTGTAAGAATTCTTTGCCCTCTAATTTCTTCTTAGACGATAATGAATTAGGGGAAGCGGCAGTTTCCAAGAATTCAAACCACAAGAATTTTCACAGTATGGATTCCGAGGCATCTGCGCTATCTGTAGGCTTTGGTCAGGTTAGCATAAATGGGGACGGAAAAGAGCAAAAGGCGGGAACTACTCAGGAGCTTGTGCAGAACTCCCTTTCATATTATGCTGATGTTCGTAACAAGGAAAATTTGTTGATCAAACAAGCTCTTTTGGCAAATCTGGCATATGTAGAACTAGAATTGGAAAATCCCATGAAGGCATTGTCAATTGCAAGATCTCTCTTGGAACTTCCAGAATGTTCGAGAATTTACATCTTTCTAGGTCATGTGTATGCTGCAGAGGCTCTGTGCTTACTAAACAGGCCAAAGGATGCTGCTGACCATTTGATGACATATTTGTCAGGAGGTAATGACGTCGAATTACCATTCAGTGAAGAGGACTGTGAACAACTGCAAGGGATCAGGGCTGTTGATTATGAAGAGTCGAACGGAGGTTCAATGGCTGCCAAAAACTCATCTGAAAACAGATTAGGTATTGTGTTCCTCAAGCCAGAAGAAGCACGGGCAAACCTGTACGTAAATTTTGCTGCCCTGTACGCTATGCAAGGTGAACTTGATCAGGCTTGCCAGTTTGTTGCACAGGCATTGTCCATAACACCCAACAGTCCAGAAGCAACTTTGACTGCAGTGTATGTGGATCTCAAGCTCGGTCACTCACAAGAAGCTCTTGCCAAGTTAAAACAGTGTGGTCGAATCACTTTCGTACCTAGCGGATTGACATGA
- the LOC108169615 gene encoding uncharacterized protein → MDLLIRLFIISDLRIGKVVKTLRDLSFNNVPLLVEVSIYKGGTFAEFIRLAFSQLSCRLSHLETLKLDIRQAVSILIPCYLVEIKYCRVPYSVIVGFQVYNQNYAFPSLSNLKHLELLVDADYCLSLGRLASFMKAAPDLRSLVLGLEFGTSNEDMAILEKVSKQPHHCLKVVEIAGYRGHKCCVKHVRYLVKNAVALEKIVINPIRFWCWPTGMEINYLLENEEANARDHAIQHLKEKVPASVEFVCL, encoded by the exons atGGATCTTCTTATTAGACTTTTCATAATATCGGACTTGCGAATCGGGAAGGTTGTTAAGACCCTAAGAG ATTTGAGTTTCAATAACGTGCCATTGCTGGTTGAGGTATCCATTTACAAGGGGGGGACTTTTGCTGAATTCATAAGGCTTGCGTTCAGTCAACTCTCATGCCGTCTTTCTCATTTAGAGACCCTGAAGCTGGATATCAGGCAAGCTGTTAGCATACTTATCCCATGTTATTTGGTTGAGATCAAATATTGTCGCGTCCCTTACTCAGTTATTGTTGGCTTTCAGGTCTACAATCAGAATTATGCGTTTCCCTCGTTATCAAATCTAAAGCATTTGGAATTATTAGTGGATGCCGACTACTGTCTGTCCCTTGGTCGCTTAGCTTCTTTCATGAAGGCAGCTCCTGACTTGCGCAGCCTTGTTTTGGGG TTGGAATTTGGAACCTCCAACGAGGACATGGCAATACTAGAGAAAGTTTCCAAACAACCCCATCACTGCCTCAAGGTGGTAGAAATAGCAGGGTATCGGGGTCACAAGTGTTGCGTAAAGCATGTCAGGTACTTGGTGAAGAATGCTGTTGCACTGGAGAAGATTGTTATAAATCCTATCCGGTTTTGGTGTTGGCCTACGGGAATGGAGATCAATTACCTACTGGAGAACGAGGAAGCGAATGCAAGAGATCATGCCATCCAACACCTCAAGGAAAAAGTGCCTGCTAGTGTAGAATTTGTGTGCCTGTAG